Genomic window (Magnetococcales bacterium):
CAGAGGTCGACGCACTCGTCGCAGATGAAGACCGAAGGACCGGCAATCAGCTTGCGCGCCTCGTGCTGGTTCTTGCCGCAGAAGGAACAATGCAGAATGCTGCCCGATTCGGAACCTTTATTGGCCATGCTCTCTTCCGTTCTTCAGGTTGCCTCCGAAACGAGGTTGCGAAGGACTCACCGGGGGTGTTCCGGCATCTGGCGATGCTCGATCACCTGGTCGACCAGACCATATTCCGCAGCCTCCTCCCCGGAGAGGAAGAAGTCCCGGTCGGTATCCCGGGCGATGCGCTCGATGCTTTGACCGGTGTGCCGCGCCAGGATATCGTTCAACCGCTCCCGGATCCGCAACATCTCCCTGGCATGGATCTCCACCTCCGTGGCCTGTCCCTGGAAACCGCCGAGGGGTTGATGAATCATCACCCTGGCGTTGGGCAGCACCAACCGTTTGCCCTTGGCCCCCGCCGCCAGCAGAACCGCCCCCATGCTGGCCGCCTGGCCGATGCACAGTGTGCTGACATCGCACCGCACGAACTGCATGGTGTCGTAGATGGCCAGGCCGGCGGTTACATGGCCGCCGGGACTGTTGATGTAGAGGTGGATATCTTTTTCCGGATTTTCCGATTCCAGAAAGAGGAGCTGCGCCACGACCAGATTGGCCATTTCGTCGTTGATGCCGCCCACCAGAAAGACCACCCGTTCCTTGAGCAACCGGGAATAGATGTCGTAGGCGCGCTCACCGCGATTGGTGGATTCGACCACCATGGGGACGAGGTTCATGGGCTATCGTTTCTCCTGTTTCCGGATGACCGTCGCTCCGGCTATGCCACGGTAGAACAACGATTGCAAGATTGAAACCAACACGAAAGAAGCCGGTTTCACTGCATTCGCCGGGCATCCTTGCCGGAACGATGGGGTTGGCTGGGCAAAAAATGCCTTCCTGCCGGGGCTCAACCGGCCGCGTTGCCGCGGGCGTTGGCTTCTTCGGCGACCAGAGCCTCGTAGGAGCGGGGCTCCTCGGTGATCCGACTATGGCTTTTGATCCAATCGATCACCTTTTGTTCCAACACGACGCCACGAATTTCCTCCAGTTGTTCCGGCTGGGACTTGATCCAGGCGGTCAAACCGGCGGGCGATTCGGGTCGGGCCTGCATCATGGCCAGATAGCCGTCGACATCGGCCTCTTCGGCGGTGATGGCTTCCCGGGAGGCGATGGCGCCCATCACCATGCCGAGGGTGATGCGTTCGGTGGCCTCTTTTTCATAGAGGGGCTTCCAGGTGGCGCTTTGCACCTGGGTGAAGAGTTCGTCGGACTTGAAGCCCTGCTGGCGCAGATTCTCCTTGGCCCGTTGCACCAGGGCGTCGGTTTCCTGATCCACCAGTTGGGACGGCAGTTCCATGACGTTGTTGGCCAGCAGTTGCTTCATGATCTGCTGTTTCAGGTGGCTGTTGACCCGATTGGCCGCATCGTTTTCCAGTTGGCTGCGAATGCGTTGGCGCAGTGCCTCGATGCCGCCGCTCTGCTGCCCGGCCTTGACGGCGAGGGCGTCGTCGACTTCCGGCAGAACGCACTGCTTGACTTCCAGGATTTCGCAGTCGAAGTGGGCCGGCTGTCCGGCCAGTTGGGCTTCGTGGTAGTCGGCGGGGAAGGTGACGTCGACTTCCCGATGTTCACCGGCGGCGCAACCCAGCAGTTGGTCTTCGAAGGTGTCAACGAACCGACCCGAACCCAGGGTGACGATCTGTTCCGCCGGTTTGTCCCCGGTGAAGGTGCGGTCGCCGACCCGGCCCACCAGGGAGAGACGCACCTGGTCGCCTTTGGCGGCTTTGTGATCCGGGGTGGGGAGATAGTTGGCATGCTTTTCCCGCAGCCGCTCCACGACCGTGTCGACCTGCTCCTCCCCGATGGTGACCTGCAGGCGGGTCAGGGGAAGGTCGGTATAGCCTTGGGGATCCGTTTGGGGATAGACCTGGAAGGTGGCGGTGTAGGAGAAGGGCGTTCCGGGCTGAAGGTTGCCCATTTTGAGGGCGGGCGGACCCACCGGACGCACTTTTTCCTGTTGCAGGGCATTGCCATAGGTTTCGCGGAAGAGTTCCTCCGCCACGCCCCCGGCCACTTCCTGCCGCAGCATCGACTCAACCACCTTGGTGGGCACCTTGCCGGGACGGAATCCGGGCAGTTTCACGGTGGAGGCCAATTTGCGGATTTCCTGCTGAT
Coding sequences:
- the clpP gene encoding ATP-dependent Clp endopeptidase proteolytic subunit ClpP, producing the protein MNLVPMVVESTNRGERAYDIYSRLLKERVVFLVGGINDEMANLVVAQLLFLESENPEKDIHLYINSPGGHVTAGLAIYDTMQFVRCDVSTLCIGQAASMGAVLLAAGAKGKRLVLPNARVMIHQPLGGFQGQATEVEIHAREMLRIRERLNDILARHTGQSIERIARDTDRDFFLSGEEAAEYGLVDQVIEHRQMPEHPR
- the tig gene encoding trigger factor, with the translated sequence MEVIVVAKGTYDREMTVTIPANTVGERYQQEIRKLASTVKLPGFRPGKVPTKVVESMLRQEVAGGVAEELFRETYGNALQQEKVRPVGPPALKMGNLQPGTPFSYTATFQVYPQTDPQGYTDLPLTRLQVTIGEEQVDTVVERLREKHANYLPTPDHKAAKGDQVRLSLVGRVGDRTFTGDKPAEQIVTLGSGRFVDTFEDQLLGCAAGEHREVDVTFPADYHEAQLAGQPAHFDCEILEVKQCVLPEVDDALAVKAGQQSGGIEALRQRIRSQLENDAANRVNSHLKQQIMKQLLANNVMELPSQLVDQETDALVQRAKENLRQQGFKSDELFTQVQSATWKPLYEKEATERITLGMVMGAIASREAITAEEADVDGYLAMMQARPESPAGLTAWIKSQPEQLEEIRGVVLEQKVIDWIKSHSRITEEPRSYEALVAEEANARGNAAG